The following are encoded in a window of Scophthalmus maximus strain ysfricsl-2021 chromosome 2, ASM2237912v1, whole genome shotgun sequence genomic DNA:
- the uimc1 gene encoding BRCA1-A complex subunit RAP80 isoform X1 codes for MSLRKQAVQDASFVPSETESIDENTQELEVVVDDDDDDDGDAKDELSSALLSPSTATRHKRRRERENKPKSKEMTEEEMMDLALRMSEQEASDDAFRLQQEEAAVMKAIEESMVAQSQSLLADGDSEPQLRLCSRPKLSRGKRTSALERMSPDTDQTRETKGAGDENNNNNRNKKRKRKEAGSPEVSLCSSEPQDSPQSSDSTQIDDCPLRTSPVFPSSACRAAVHIPRLGRDLLDDCRTSGFVLCSQDTFTSTLPAQPESPTFPRSPGVLASCTKSPVFSETEQGDSGAMHLSPEYLKSPVFGRNTQREESQHDPLISVCTSNSEHSGIVFSSQDSSSSSVRTASCRPHSPVFPRSPGLPVKPRSPERSSICPVPDRGQKETSEAPSASEVKGPNGDVTLSIICGPSQRTRQARRFRVKSVDAPDDRSNAVAASPHSDDSLQLIESPEEPNAAATEPSVDMTLLWSDEDEDDVTPAGSPSPVFPEERPVGGAAEVPAGAAAMNHVTAASPGTDKSESSSACRQQRPTTELQPTSSSSQGASPTPTVHYYWGVPFCPRGLDPDSYTQVILAQMNVYDQSLKLAQRRLLRKAPWGDAILPRVEKSPSPDSPAESPHRPAPRRRGLRLRDRNQCETRPEEEEEQQDGEEEEGEKEKSEGVRGGGGGGEEPQTDTDECEVCPETQLSNHDDDDDSTQDLTTDADAGAVLRPESPDLPEVETIPPDVAQPPSQEDGDEMEVDAVCGTSEGKPQEATEEERPDPVEEVKRGRMSTSPEAEKQTAAIVPPIPEAVVVDCPICQGSFPAARIEWHAAYCDGEVAVVGERHPAVSLKPCRKRPRQAQEMSDSSDRNPEKCYICQKNVPLRDYSRHTELCLRQRRPDTSDSRGNLLSALEQTENRSSEAGPSGSRLQPREVIDLRDDDDEDEEGAGGSTPAVRISNSPIRSFTPISEAAGCLIDFRRQPRVKKMSRRRR; via the exons ATGTCTCTGAGGAAACAAGCGGTCCAGGACGCCAGTTTCGTTCCGTCTGAAACTGAAAGCATCGACGAAAACACGCAGGAGCTCGAGGTCGTCGtcgacgatgacgatgacgatgacggaGACGCGAAG GACGAACTCTCGTCAGCACTTCTATCGCCGTCGACGGCGACTCGACACAAACGCAGGAGAGAGCGGGAAAACAAACCCAAATCCAAAG AGAtgactgaggaggagatgatggacCTCGCTCTACGTATGAGCGAACAGGAAGCCAGCGACGACGCCTTCAggctgcagcaggaagaggcGGCCGTGATGAAAGCCATCGAAGAGAGC ATGGTCGCCCAGAGTCAGAGTCTGCTTGCTGACGGCGACAGCGAACCACAGCTCAGGCTCTGCTCTCGACCCAAACTCTCGAGGGGGAAGAGGACGTCGGCCCTCGAGCGGATGTCACCTGACACGGACCAGACCCGAG AAACAAAAGGAGCTggagatgaaaataataataataaccggAATAAGAAGCggaagaggaaagaagcagGAAGTCCTGaggtttctctctgcagctccgaGCCTCAGGACTCACCTCAG AGCTCTGACTCGACGCAGATCGACGACTGTCCTCTCCGTACGTCGCCCGTCTTCCCGTCATCGGCCTGCAGAGCAGCGGTCCACATCCCGCGGCTGGGCCGGGACCTGCTGGACGACTGCAGAACATCGGGCTTCGTGTTGTGCTCTCAGGACACATTTACATCCACTCTGCCCGCTCAGCCTGAGAGCCCAACGTTTCCCAGAAGCCCCGGTGTCCTCGCTTCGTGCACCAAGAGTCCCGTCTTCTCGGAGACGGAGCAGGGAGACAGCGGGGCGATGCATCTGAGTCCCGAGTATCTGAAAAGTCCCGTGTTCGGCAGGAATACTCAGCGTGAGGAGTCTCAACACGACCCGCTCATCAGCGTCTGTACTTCCAACAGCGAACACTCAGGGATCGTGTTCTCGTCTCAGGatagttcctcctcctcagtgagGACCGCGTCCTGTCGGCCTCACAGCCCCGTGTTCCCCAGAAGCCCCGGCCTTCCTGTGAAACCCCGTTCCCCTGAGAGATCATCGATCTGCCCGGTGCCGGACCGAGGACAGAAGGAGACGTCTGAGGCTCCTTCGGcttcagaggtcaaaggtccaAACGGGGACGTGACGCTGTCGATCATCTGCGGTCCGTCTCAGAGGACGAGGCAGGCGAGGAGGTTTCGAGTAAAA AGCGTCGACGCTCCTGATGACCGGTCGAACGCCGTCGCCGCATCCCCTCACTCAG ACGATTCGCTGCAGCTGATCGAATCGCCCGAGGAGCCAAACGCAGCGGCGACGGAGCCGAGCGTCGACATGACGCTGCTCTGGtccgacgaggacgaggatgatgTCACG CCGGCGGGTTCTCCCAGCCCGGTCTTCCCAGAAGAGAGACCCGTTGGCGGGGCCGCCGAAGTTCCCGCCGGTGCCGCCGCCATGAACCACGTGACCGCAGCTTCTCCCGGGACAGACAAGTCGGAGAGCAG CTCCGCCTGCCGACAGCAGCGTCCCACCACGGAGCTGCAGCCAactagcagcagcagccaggggGCGTCGCCTACCCCGACGGTTCACTACTACTGGGGGGTTCCCTTCTGTCCGCGAGGCCTTGACCCAGACTCCTACACTCAG GTTATCCTGGCTCAGATGAACGTGTACGACCAGAGTCTGAAACTCGCTCAGAGGCGTCTGCTGAGAAAAGCTCCGTGGGGCGACGCCATCCTGCCGCGAGTCGAG aaaTCCCCATCACCTGATTCGCCGGCTGAGTCGCCTCATCGTCCCGCCCCTCGCAG ACGAGGCCTCAGACTGAGAGACAGGAACCAGTGTGAGACTCgtccagaggaggaagaggagcagcaggatggagaggaagaggagggagagaaagagaagagcgagggagtaagaggaggaggaggaggtggtgaagaaCCACAGACGGATACTGACGAGTGTGAAGTTTGTCCAG aaactcaaCTGAGTAaccatgacgacgacgacgacagcacTCAAGACCTGACAACGGACGCCGACGCTGGAGCGGTG CTCCGACCTGAGAGTCCAGATCTTCCTGAGGTGGAGACGATTCCTCCGGACGTGGCCCAGCCGCCGTCACAGGAGGACGGGGACGAGATGGAGGTGGACG CAGTCTGCGGAACGTCGGAGGGGAAACCTCAGGAggcgacggaggaggagcggccGGATCcagtggaggaggtgaaaaggGGCCGAATGTCGACGTCTCCggaggcagaaaaacaaacggcTGCCATCGTCCCTCCGATTCCTGAGGCCGTCGTGGTCGACTGTCCCATCTGCCAGGGCTCGTTCCCGGCGGCGAGGATCGAGTGGCATGCGGCGTACTGCGACGGGGAGGTGGCCGTCGTGGGTGAGAGGCATCCGGCAG TGTCGTTGAAGCCTTGCAGGAAGAGACCGCGTCAAGCCCAGGAGATGAGCGACTCGTCCGACAG gAACCCAGAGAAGTGTTACATCTGTCAGAAGAACGTTCCTCTGAGGGATTACAGCCGACACACGGAGCTCTGCCTCCGACAGCGGCGGCCGGACACGTCTGACTCA AGAGGAAATCTGCTCTCGGCTCTGgagcaaactgaaaacagaagTTCAG AAGCCGGACCGTCGGGGTCCAGACTCCAGCCGAG aGAGGTCATCGACCTgcgggatgatgatgatgaagacgaggagggggcggggggcagcACTCCAGCCGTCAGGATCAGCAACTCTCCCATCAGATCCTTCACTCCCATCTCAGAAGCCGCCGGCTGCCTCATTGACTTCAGGAGACAACCGCGAGTCAAGAAGATGAGTCGAAGACGGAGATGA
- the uimc1 gene encoding BRCA1-A complex subunit RAP80 isoform X2, whose protein sequence is MSLRKQAVQDASFVPSETESIDENTQELEVVVDDDDDDDGDAKDELSSALLSPSTATRHKRRRERENKPKSKEMTEEEMMDLALRMSEQEASDDAFRLQQEEAAVMKAIEESMVAQSQSLLADGDSEPQLRLCSRPKLSRGKRTSALERMSPDTDQTRETKGAGDENNNNNRNKKRKRKEAGSPEVSLCSSEPQDSPQSSDSTQIDDCPLRTSPVFPSSACRAAVHIPRLGRDLLDDCRTSGFVLCSQDTFTSTLPAQPESPTFPRSPGVLASCTKSPVFSETEQGDSGAMHLSPEYLKSPVFGRNTQREESQHDPLISVCTSNSEHSGIVFSSQDSSSSSVRTASCRPHSPVFPRSPGLPVKPRSPERSSICPVPDRGQKETSEAPSASEVKGPNGDVTLSIICGPSQRTRQARRFRVKSVDAPDDRSNAVAASPHSDDSLQLIESPEEPNAAATEPSVDMTLLWSDEDEDDVTPAGSPSPVFPEERPVGGAAEVPAGAAAMNHVTAASPGTDKSESSSACRQQRPTTELQPTSSSSQGASPTPTVHYYWGVPFCPRGLDPDSYTQVILAQMNVYDQSLKLAQRRLLRKAPWGDAILPRVEKSPSPDSPAESPHRPAPRRRGLRLRDRNQCETRPEEEEEQQDGEEEEGEKEKSEGVRGGGGGGEEPQTDTDECEVCPETQLSNHDDDDDSTQDLTTDADAGAVLRPESPDLPEVETIPPDVAQPPSQEDGDEMEVDVCGTSEGKPQEATEEERPDPVEEVKRGRMSTSPEAEKQTAAIVPPIPEAVVVDCPICQGSFPAARIEWHAAYCDGEVAVVGERHPAVSLKPCRKRPRQAQEMSDSSDRNPEKCYICQKNVPLRDYSRHTELCLRQRRPDTSDSRGNLLSALEQTENRSSEAGPSGSRLQPREVIDLRDDDDEDEEGAGGSTPAVRISNSPIRSFTPISEAAGCLIDFRRQPRVKKMSRRRR, encoded by the exons ATGTCTCTGAGGAAACAAGCGGTCCAGGACGCCAGTTTCGTTCCGTCTGAAACTGAAAGCATCGACGAAAACACGCAGGAGCTCGAGGTCGTCGtcgacgatgacgatgacgatgacggaGACGCGAAG GACGAACTCTCGTCAGCACTTCTATCGCCGTCGACGGCGACTCGACACAAACGCAGGAGAGAGCGGGAAAACAAACCCAAATCCAAAG AGAtgactgaggaggagatgatggacCTCGCTCTACGTATGAGCGAACAGGAAGCCAGCGACGACGCCTTCAggctgcagcaggaagaggcGGCCGTGATGAAAGCCATCGAAGAGAGC ATGGTCGCCCAGAGTCAGAGTCTGCTTGCTGACGGCGACAGCGAACCACAGCTCAGGCTCTGCTCTCGACCCAAACTCTCGAGGGGGAAGAGGACGTCGGCCCTCGAGCGGATGTCACCTGACACGGACCAGACCCGAG AAACAAAAGGAGCTggagatgaaaataataataataaccggAATAAGAAGCggaagaggaaagaagcagGAAGTCCTGaggtttctctctgcagctccgaGCCTCAGGACTCACCTCAG AGCTCTGACTCGACGCAGATCGACGACTGTCCTCTCCGTACGTCGCCCGTCTTCCCGTCATCGGCCTGCAGAGCAGCGGTCCACATCCCGCGGCTGGGCCGGGACCTGCTGGACGACTGCAGAACATCGGGCTTCGTGTTGTGCTCTCAGGACACATTTACATCCACTCTGCCCGCTCAGCCTGAGAGCCCAACGTTTCCCAGAAGCCCCGGTGTCCTCGCTTCGTGCACCAAGAGTCCCGTCTTCTCGGAGACGGAGCAGGGAGACAGCGGGGCGATGCATCTGAGTCCCGAGTATCTGAAAAGTCCCGTGTTCGGCAGGAATACTCAGCGTGAGGAGTCTCAACACGACCCGCTCATCAGCGTCTGTACTTCCAACAGCGAACACTCAGGGATCGTGTTCTCGTCTCAGGatagttcctcctcctcagtgagGACCGCGTCCTGTCGGCCTCACAGCCCCGTGTTCCCCAGAAGCCCCGGCCTTCCTGTGAAACCCCGTTCCCCTGAGAGATCATCGATCTGCCCGGTGCCGGACCGAGGACAGAAGGAGACGTCTGAGGCTCCTTCGGcttcagaggtcaaaggtccaAACGGGGACGTGACGCTGTCGATCATCTGCGGTCCGTCTCAGAGGACGAGGCAGGCGAGGAGGTTTCGAGTAAAA AGCGTCGACGCTCCTGATGACCGGTCGAACGCCGTCGCCGCATCCCCTCACTCAG ACGATTCGCTGCAGCTGATCGAATCGCCCGAGGAGCCAAACGCAGCGGCGACGGAGCCGAGCGTCGACATGACGCTGCTCTGGtccgacgaggacgaggatgatgTCACG CCGGCGGGTTCTCCCAGCCCGGTCTTCCCAGAAGAGAGACCCGTTGGCGGGGCCGCCGAAGTTCCCGCCGGTGCCGCCGCCATGAACCACGTGACCGCAGCTTCTCCCGGGACAGACAAGTCGGAGAGCAG CTCCGCCTGCCGACAGCAGCGTCCCACCACGGAGCTGCAGCCAactagcagcagcagccaggggGCGTCGCCTACCCCGACGGTTCACTACTACTGGGGGGTTCCCTTCTGTCCGCGAGGCCTTGACCCAGACTCCTACACTCAG GTTATCCTGGCTCAGATGAACGTGTACGACCAGAGTCTGAAACTCGCTCAGAGGCGTCTGCTGAGAAAAGCTCCGTGGGGCGACGCCATCCTGCCGCGAGTCGAG aaaTCCCCATCACCTGATTCGCCGGCTGAGTCGCCTCATCGTCCCGCCCCTCGCAG ACGAGGCCTCAGACTGAGAGACAGGAACCAGTGTGAGACTCgtccagaggaggaagaggagcagcaggatggagaggaagaggagggagagaaagagaagagcgagggagtaagaggaggaggaggaggtggtgaagaaCCACAGACGGATACTGACGAGTGTGAAGTTTGTCCAG aaactcaaCTGAGTAaccatgacgacgacgacgacagcacTCAAGACCTGACAACGGACGCCGACGCTGGAGCGGTG CTCCGACCTGAGAGTCCAGATCTTCCTGAGGTGGAGACGATTCCTCCGGACGTGGCCCAGCCGCCGTCACAGGAGGACGGGGACGAGATGGAGGTGGACG TCTGCGGAACGTCGGAGGGGAAACCTCAGGAggcgacggaggaggagcggccGGATCcagtggaggaggtgaaaaggGGCCGAATGTCGACGTCTCCggaggcagaaaaacaaacggcTGCCATCGTCCCTCCGATTCCTGAGGCCGTCGTGGTCGACTGTCCCATCTGCCAGGGCTCGTTCCCGGCGGCGAGGATCGAGTGGCATGCGGCGTACTGCGACGGGGAGGTGGCCGTCGTGGGTGAGAGGCATCCGGCAG TGTCGTTGAAGCCTTGCAGGAAGAGACCGCGTCAAGCCCAGGAGATGAGCGACTCGTCCGACAG gAACCCAGAGAAGTGTTACATCTGTCAGAAGAACGTTCCTCTGAGGGATTACAGCCGACACACGGAGCTCTGCCTCCGACAGCGGCGGCCGGACACGTCTGACTCA AGAGGAAATCTGCTCTCGGCTCTGgagcaaactgaaaacagaagTTCAG AAGCCGGACCGTCGGGGTCCAGACTCCAGCCGAG aGAGGTCATCGACCTgcgggatgatgatgatgaagacgaggagggggcggggggcagcACTCCAGCCGTCAGGATCAGCAACTCTCCCATCAGATCCTTCACTCCCATCTCAGAAGCCGCCGGCTGCCTCATTGACTTCAGGAGACAACCGCGAGTCAAGAAGATGAGTCGAAGACGGAGATGA